DNA sequence from the Urocitellus parryii isolate mUroPar1 chromosome 12, mUroPar1.hap1, whole genome shotgun sequence genome:
TGGCTCCCAGGTGTCTCTCATGGGTGGCCAAGGTCAAGAGGTACTGATCTGGAAATGGTCAGGTCAGAGAGGACACAGGAAGAGAAGAGGCTCTGCTCTAGGAAGTGTCCACCACAGGGAGGAGGCCTTCCCCCATGTCTACTTGGGTGGATGGAGATGATCCTAGTGGAAGAGGGAATGCAGGTCCCTATTTGGAGGAGTAACTAAGCTGCATCTGTGAGTGTGGAGTTTGGGGTGCTTTGAGACATCCATAGTTTGGGGTGCTTTGAGACATCCAACTTgggttgagtcaggaggattgcacattcgaggccagcctcagcaactcagcaaataGGATGATGTATAACAGACAGTTGGACGCCCAGCCTGGACTTTAGGTCAGAGGCCAGGGCCTGAGGCAGCATATAGATGGTGGCTAAAGCCATGAACTTGACTACCAGCCCAAAGTGCATAGGCTAAGAAGGGAACTCCCATACTTCAATCGTACCCCCAAATTCCATCCTCCATCAGCCAATTCATTCCTCTATTCTAGGTCAGAGTAAACTTTAGCAATGAAGGGGTGTTTACAATTTGGGGACAAGGGTCCCTACTCATTTCACCCAGAGCAGACTGGTTGTGGGAAGACCTTAATGACAATCTGCTCTtctttcccctctctttcctcaCCCCGGTGCCCACAcacttcctctccttttctcctcccactTTCCCTACTCTGCTTTGCCTGTCCCCCTTCCCTGCCgacaccccctccccaccctccaccccaagGTGAAGGTCTGGTTCCAGAACCGCCGCACCAAGCAGAAGAAAGACCAGAGCAGAGACCTGGAGAAGCAGGCTTCCTCCTCGGCTTCCGAGGCCTTCGCCACCTCCAACATTCTTCGACTGCTGGAGCAGGGCCGGCTGCTCTCGGTGCCCAGGGCCCCCAGCCTCCTGGCACTGACCCCTGGCCTGCCTGGCCTGCCTGCTGGCCATAGGGGCACCTCTTTGGGTGACCCCAGGAACTCCTCCCCACGCGTCAACCCGCTGCCCTCGGCCTCGACATCTCCTCCGCTGCCGCCCCCTCTGCCAGCCGTCTGCTTTTCCATGGCCCCCCTCCTGGACCTGCCTGCTGGCTATGAACTCGGCTCCTCAGCCTTTGAGCCCTACAGCCGGCTAGAACGGAAAGTAGCCAGCCCTGGCAGCGGAGGCAGCAAGAACGCTAACACTTAAACTCCCACTCCTGTGTGACACCGAGTCCCCAAGCACAGCAccgccccagcctcctgagccccagtGGACTGCACTGAGCAGGCCCAGAAGAGAGGGGTGGCTGCTGcagcccctccccacctgccccagctCAGAGACTTGACCAAATGGCCTTGGTCCCCGCAGCTCGTGTGTGTGAGTGCAGTGTGCGTGTGCGTGTCTCTCACTGAAATAAAGGAAAACGATGACAAGAAGGGAAACAGGCCCCGCAGCAACACCTTATTCCGTTTTGTCCCTGTCCTCTGTGATGGAAAATGGGCTCAGAGTGAGGGGGGACTTAGAGGGGAGGCCCTAGAATCTGAGGTTGCAGGTGGGTCACGGTATCCACTGTGTTTGTCAATAGGTCCCTGACTCTCACTCCCAATTGAGCTCCCACCCAGGCACCCCAAAGTCTCCAGGTGCCAACATCAAAGCTTTCGTTGGTTAAGTGTTATTCTTTGCAAGCTCCtctttgaaacttaaaaatacttgcaaaggtggttcacacctgtaatcccagcaacttgcgttgagtcaggaggattgcacattcgaggccagcctcagtaactcagcaaggccctgagctacttagtgagactctgtctctaaataaaaataaaaagggctgaggatgtgggagaGCAACCCTGGTTTCAATACCTggaccaaaataaaaatacatgagaGGGGAAAATTGGGCAATCAATGCAAGGTGAGACCAGAtctggagaggaagagagatggcATCAAAGCTGAATCCAGGTAGGACCCCAGAGTTTACAAGGGGCCTGCCTAGGGCAAACATGCAACATGaggcacttaaaatttttttcttattttcttttttctcaaggcactttcatttaactttaattttgtgATAACTAGACTTATACAAAGTTGCAAAAATAGGACAACAGAGTTCCTTCCACCCAATTTCCCGCAATGGTTGTATCTTCCATAACAGGTTAAATATCAAATTGGAAAACTGACATTGGTACCAAGTGTGCAGTTCCCTGTCATTTCATCACCTGAGTAGATTCATGGACACCATGCCATGAGGATGCTCCATCATCATAAAGATCACCCTCATGTTGCCCCTTTATAGTCACACACTCCCTCACCCCAACAGGAGAGCTTGTTGACAGAATGGGAATAGGACCCAAGGCCTGAAATATGTCCTCACCTGAAAGATGTAGGATGAAATTTGGGCCCTGTGGGCAGAAAAGACAACCATAGCTTGCTCCAGTCTGCTTTGGGGAACAAAGTAGCTGCCACTGTGTTTTCAAATTGGCTGCACTGACAGAGTCCCCCAAAGTGGGGTGCTGGGAACCAGGGATACCCAACAACTGCACTTCCACCTTTCCCTCTGTTCAGGTGGTATAGTTTAGGGAGGTGTTTAGAAATGCAGGAAGTCCTGAGTCTGGAATGAGACATGGAGGTGACCTGGCAGAACTTGGGTTGGCCAGTCCAGCCAATACCCAGCATCTATTCTGCCTTGTTTGGTACCCGTGAGACACTCTACAGGCCCTGGGGTAGCACAACTGCTTTAGCCTCTCGGCACAGAGAGGACTCCTGGGAAGCAGTGGTGAGGTTCCAGGTAGAACACAGGCCAGGCTATGGGCATGCTTGATTTTTAACTCCAAATGTTGAGGTAAGCAACGCATAGGCCTCCATGTGTACTCTGTCCCAGGATGAGCACGTCAGGGCAGGCCTGAGGTATGGGAGCTGGAGGTGAACATAAGAAGGTGAGTCTGGGTCCTACAGCCAGCCTGGTTTCTCAGGTGGTTCTCAATGGCCTAAGACAGAAAGACTAAAGGAGACCCAGGTCTGGTGGAAGACACAGGCTCAGCTCTTGGGGCTCACAGCCCAGCCACAGCAACGAGAGGCCTCTCCTAAAGGAGGCCAGATGTGTGGTGAATCCAGGGCGCTGGAGAAGATAGGGAAGCCTTCCTGTAGGAGACAGACTGGAGCTGGCTAGAAGAGGATCCTCTGTAGATGTTGAAAAAAAGATGATGGTGGAATTGTGCCAGGGAAGAAATACCTAGGTATAGGCAGGGCAAGAGGCACAGGGTGAGGGCAGCTTGCCAGAAGCTGAGTGTGGGAAGGAGACCAGGAAGAGATGTGCTGAGGGGCATGGGCACTGTGGAGAGCACCAGCAGTTCTAGGGGGGAGCCGCATTTACACTCCCTGTGGGTTGTGGGTAGAGGGTCAGCCAAGCACAgctgccctcctccctcaccaTCCTCCACCTCCCAGGTCTGCCCAACCTGTGCCCAGCCTGTGGGGAAAGCTTCAGAGCTGGAACCCCAGGCTTCCCTGTTTACAGTCAACctgggggaggagcagggagggcgtgggaggagagggaaggaaggggcggTGGCCGCAGGTGCAGGCTGGCGGTTCACTCCAGCTCAGTGGGGCCTGAAGTCGTAGAGCTGCCACCAGCCTACTCAGACACTGACTCCCAGGCCACCACACACCATGGCTATGAAAGTAGACAGCAGGTCCGGCGGGCTCCCCAACAGTGACTGCGACCTGGGCACAGCCAGGGAACATATCCAGGCGGTCACCCGAAACTACGTCACCCACCCCCGAGTCAGTGAGTATGAGCCCTAGCGGgtgaggctggggtggggagctGCTGAGACTCCAGCAGATAAAGTCTTCTTGCCTCAGAAAAAGAAGAGGACTGATACCGGGGGATAGCAAGAGGCCCTCGGTTCAGTGGGAACCGCACTGTGGGGGCAGCCTGCACGGAGTCACCTCTGCAggtggaggagggatggaggacCCAGCCCAGGCTGACCCAGAGGAGAGGACTGGGGGGAGGGGTTAGTTGTCATCATTGATCCTGCCTAAGACCCTAAGCCCAGAGAGAGAGCTCCAAATGCCCCGAGAGAGTGCGCGCCTGTCTGTGCGCATGCGCACACTCCTATGTAAGGAGTGTGCCCCAGAACCCTCAGCAGGAGGAAGTGTATGATGAAGTGTAGTGGGGCTGACATGTGTGTCCATGTATGTGAGTGTTCTCAATATGAGGTGATAGTGTCCCTGTGTCCCGTGAGTCAAGGGCTGCGTGTTGTATGTGCCTTCTATGAGAGATGTGGGCCTGGCGGGGTGTGCACCCACTTTCTCTTGGAGGGGAGGAAAAGTGTGAGTGTGAATGTATGCAAGTGTGCTTGTTAGGGTGCGGGTAGGTATGTCTGCCACACTCAGATACGTGACATGTCCTGTGCTGTCCCCTTGAACACACAATGTCACGTATCTGAGTGTGGCAGTTTTTAATGTGTGTACACAGGGGTAAGGGTGAGTGTCAGGTGTAGGAGCTTGTAAACGGGTACCCTGGGGGGTACCCTTGTAACTTTCACGGAGGCAGCCCTGTGTGGCTCACTCCTGTGCTGGTTCTGTAGGGGTTGGACAAGTCCAGATACCTGGGGAGGAGAACCTGTAAAGGTCCAGAGGACCAAAGGGAAATCCCCTCACAATTTCCTTCTCCAAGGTCACCCTCCCAGGCCTGGCAGTTCTCAGACAGCACGTGCAGCTCACTGGAGTAAACCAGCCTGGCCCGCCCCTGTTAAAGCCTAGCCAGAGGTTCCTAACAGGGCAAGTGGGGTGAGTGAGAGGAAGAAAATCTGACACAGGAaactcttctccctccctcctcctcctctgcagcCGCCCAGTCTaatggaggaggtggaggaggtggggggagctTGAGAGGGCAACTAAAAACTGAGCACAGAGtaagctgccccccccccccccccccgcagccaGCAGAGCCCCCAAGGTGTGAGACTCTTGCTGAGGCCTGAGAcaggtgctgagggtggaacaaATTCCAGTAAAGGAGAAATGACAGAGTTAAGTGAGTTCAGTCTTCTTAAGGAGGCCCCACAGACTCTGCCCTGTGGAGCTTCTGGGGGTAGATTCTCCCTAGGCCACAGTTGTGGTCACCAAAGCTAAGAAACACACAGTGATTCAGTTCACACTGGGTCCAGAGCTGGGAACTCCTTCCCATGAGATGACCTACCACCCCTGCAGATCACCTGTCCCACACCTGAGGGCACAGGAGAGCTGCCATGCTGGGCAGGGTGTGGGGTCTGGACCCACAAACCCTGCTTTCCATCTGAAACTTGCCCTTGTGAGTCCTGAAGATAAATGTCACCTTGCCTGACTCCTCCTCCAGGCAGGATTGCCCAGCCAGGAGCAGCCTCAAGCCAGTTTCCTCCTAACCAGTTCTTTATTTACAATCAACATCCTGGAGGTTCTGACCCAGGATGGGACCTAGGGGTGTCAGTGCCTCCATATTTATAGGCCTCCTGCAACAGTAGCTCCCACCCAGGCAAATGTGTTTATACCCCACAGTTAAAAACCAGAGCAAGTTCAGTGCAGGGagccctcctggctctgctctggcCATTGACTTCACTTTGCTGCAAACTGAGCATGCTTACAGGATGCACCCAGGACCAACCCCAGACACCTTCCCCAGCCATCCACACACCTTCCTACCCAGCAGCATCCCAGCACTCCCAGCACTCCTCTGCACCTGCAGTGTCTCCTGCTCCTGTCTGTTCTCCTGGGTGTCTAGGGGGTGCTCTTCCCTGCGGCATGTGGACAGGCACAGGACCAGAGAGAGTCTGGAGACCCCTGGCAGGTTGGAGGCAGGGTTGCTCACCCCTCTGCTTGCCTCCCCAGCCTCATCTCCTACCCTGGGACTCTAAGCACTCTCTCAGCCCTGAGACCGAGCCTAGAAAGAGGCTGGACTCAGAGGGCCTGGGAGGTGCAGCTTGAGAAGCCCTTTCCTTTCCAGAGGAGATGGACTCCTCACAACTGATTTCAGTACAGAGATTACAGGAAAGAATTGGCCAGAAAGGAGGAGCCAGGTAGAGTCTAGATGGGGAGTAAAACCAGCAGTGTGCACCTTGGGAAAGAAGGGTCTCTTTGCTCCACAGCATTCGACTTGTTCCCCAAGAGCCTTGGCTTCACTGGGGAGGAGGTGGCATGGAGCTTCACCTGGTCACTGGGGCAGAAGAGGCTAGGCTGGCACAGGGGGCCAGTCTAGGCAAAGTTTTGGAAGGTTAGCAGCCTGGTTGGAGGGATGGGGCCTAATCAGGCCCTCCAGGGGCTTGAGCACCAAGCCACTGGCTTTgcctccctgcctcagtttccttggcAGAAAGGGGAGAAAGTTACATCGAGAGTCCCAACCAACAGGTTCCTGGGCTGATTCTAAGAACCCCCAGCTTCCAGcctctgtcccccctcccctaaTCCTTCCAGCTGGGATCAGGGAGGAGGTGCAGGACCTGCTGCCCCAGGCTTGCCCCCACCCTGGCCTCACGCATGGGTGCCCGCCTCAGCCCTCTCCGGGGACGCTGCAGGTGTGGCTGGGCCGGCGCTAATTAGTGTGCCGGTCAGGATCCCTGCTGGGCCTTTGACGGGGAAGGCGGTAGGGAGGTGGGGGTAGGGAGCCGCTCCTCCAGCCTGCAGTCCAAAGTGCAGCCCAAAGTGTCAGCTAGGACAATGGAGAGGGTGGGCAGAGCAGCTGGAGGGAGTGTCTGCACAGTCTGGAAGGCCCATTGAGGGAGTGCCCCTCAGGTCATCTGAACCGGCCCTCTGCCGGCAACTCTGCagcccccttccctctccagggtcAAGGGGGACATCCCAGGGTTGTGTAGTAGCCATAATCCCCGAGGGCTAAAAGATACTGCCTGAACTGTGGCGAAACCAGCTGagtttctgggtctcagtttgcCTTCCTAGCAATGGACATAACCAGAGTCGATGGTGTATACAAACAAGAGGCCTGACGCTCAGCCACCATTCTGTCTCAGGAGAGACACAGCCCCTGTAGGGGCCAGTCTGCAGTGCTATGGGTCTTCAGAAGGAGAGACCCGGTGAGCTGCAGTAGGTGGTTTTGGGCAAGACCTTGAAGGGTGTGAACAGCCCAGTGTGGAACTGAAATGGCATGTAAATGGATTTTCTAAGGCTCCAGGGAGCTGTGTCTCCATCCAGCCTCCCTAGGAATCCCACCTAGAGCCAGGTGTTGTGGCTACTGAGGCCTGGGAAGATGACCTGTAGGTGAAGCTGGTGTGCTAAGATGGGGGACTCGGAGACCTCATGCTGTCCCCATGTGGCCTGGCATGATCTCCCACCCTAACTCCCAGAATAGAGTTGAGAAGTTGGCCTCCCAGAGGGTCCCTGCAGGCAAGCACTTAGCAGCAGCCCAGGCTCCTTCCAGGGACCCTCCCCTTAGGGAGGAGTGTGGATCCTCTAATCCCACATCCTCTGCCACCATTGTCCCCTACCTCCCCTCCCAGGTTAATGGGGATTTCATGTGACAGAGGCTGTGAAGTAGGGGAGCCAGCTGTGAATGAAAGGAGGAAGTTGAAAGACCTGTCTCCTGAGGCCGTGGAATTGGAAATGATTCCCTGTGGCTTTCtggccccagggccctgccctgcccccacgCCTCCCTTGCTCCAGGCCCACCCACCCTGTGTCTTCCTACCCCAGGTCTGCagttttcttcccctccctcagcCCTGTGGCAGGTCTAGTATTTACTCTATAAAACCTGGCAAAGCGCTGGCTTGTTCTGGACTTATAAACTTACTGGCCTGTCCCCACGCCCCTGCCCATCCCCTCCTGACCCAgttcatttcctccttctgctttcACGTCCTGCCTCTGTTCCACTCTTTACGAACCTAACAACCCTGGCAATTTAATCAAAATACCACACGAGCAAGAGCAAGAGTGTGTGTGGATGGCtgcatcatgatttttttttcctaatgtggAGGGAGATGCCCCCACCTAGGAACCCTACCCTTCCTCTTTGGGGGGGTCTCTTTATGCCTTCCCACCCCCTTAGCACAtgcatcctctttttttttttttttttaatctcttccatCTCCATCTTCACAGGAAGCAGACTGGAGCTAAAGGTACAGTCCCTCAGGATGGGACCCTCCTTTGGTTCAAGGGGCTGGGAAGGTAGGGAAGGTCACATGTTGGTTCTCCTTTGAGACATGTGAGGAAAAGCTAATGGAACCAtaattcatccaacaaatatttccCAAGTATCTGCCATATACCTGGTGCTTTCCTGAGAGGTGGGATACAGCAGAGAGCGCTGCAGAGGATGTCCCTGCTCTCTGGGAGTTGACACGTCCCTGAGCCCAGATGCAAGCCTCTGCAGGCCATTGCACTGCCTGTGTTCCCCCAAATCACCAAGTAAGGGGTTCTTTCTCACGTCTGAGCTGCTCACCCCTGGCATATGTGCCCTTTCCCTAACTTCTGGGGCTGGGTAGATAGCTCCATTTGACCTGAGGGCTCAGCTCAAAAGGCCCATCCTGCAAAGCCCTGACCATTGGCCGCCTGGCCCATCTCACTCACCCTTCCTGTTCTTGCCCTTCTTAGCACCTACTGCAGTTGGTAATTGTGTTACATTCTCTCTGTCCCTTCTTTTAGATTGTAGGCTCCACAGCTGGCCTCATATATCCAATAGGTGCCATAGAAATActtggagagagggagggattaGGGAAGAAGGAAGCAGATCACCTAGGGAAAGGGGAGTCGGAAGCGCAAAGCAGTGAAGTCTCCCAGAGGGAAGAGTGTGTTGTCCAAAGAATCTGAGAAGCAACCCAGAGGCGGAACAAGGGGGTGAGGAAGAGGAGCATGCATGCAGCCTCTCATGGAATGTGCTGGATCACTTTGAATGCAGGATCTAGAGGCCTAGGAGAAGCCTAGAGAGAAGGCAGCCCTGGAAGCCAGAGTAGAGAGGTTTGAGAGGCAGGGAAGGGGGAAGAACCATTGGATCACTGGAGGCCATGCTGTATGAGCAGGAGCTGGAGAAGGATTGGGGCTGAGGGTGGGAGATAACAGAGCTTGTTTGAAGGAAAGACTGTGGGGTGCAGCGGTGAGAGGAGAGGGCACTGGCCCTGCACCACAGGATTTGTTGTCTCCAGGGCCTGGTGCAGGGCCTAGGATGGAGGGTGGGCCCTCCTTCGTGGGAAGAAGTGAGGGCAGCCAGATGCAGTGGGTCTCTGGGCAGGTCTGAGGACAGGGAGCAAAAGGGTGCTGCCCTGGGCCAGCCAAAGCCTGGGCAGAGAACCTTCCTTCTCGCACTCTCCTTGAGACTTGAGTTTTGCAAACAGTGCTGACATTGGAGGATCTATGTAAAGATCTGTACAAGCCTTGCCTTGCCCCATGGGTGGGTCTCCTGGTCTACACCCTGGTGAAAGGAGCTTTCAGACAAAAATAAGGGATTTGACTCAGAAGCCCAGAATGGGGAGGGAGTAGGTGAGGGGCTATTGGGTTCTCTCAGGCACTAGGTGGGTTGAGGCCACCTAGTTTGCCCAGGAGCATGCCTATAAGAGGGCTATGCGACCCAGGGCTGATGGGAAGCACAAGGGGTTGGGGCGAGTTCAGCCCTGGCTCTGCCTCAAACCTGCTTTGGGACTCTGCGCCTTTCTTCTGGGCTCCATTTTTCTCTGAGGTCTGCAACCTGTGAGCCACCCAGCACCCCACCCATCTTGCCAAGCCAAGTTCTCCATCTCAAGTTGTGTCATTGGTGCCACACAAGAGTCCCAGGGTAGGACCGTGGTACCCCTTTGCTATGGACAGTACTGTCCCAAAGTCCCTGGGCTAGCCCCTGGCAGAACCAAAGCTTTTCACTGGAGTTGGGAAGGGTTTCCTGATGTCTAACAGAACCCCACCTTCTAAGCTAAGCCCATTCCCCCTCCATGGTCCTCTGCAGCTGCTAGGTCTGggagcatttctcttcttcttccccctACCCCTCTGAGCACCCAGCGAGCCAGGGGAGTCCAGGAACCACCCCGGCAGGGCCTCACCAGGGCCTGTGAGAGCAGGGACTCTGTTCTGTTTCTCTCAACAAAGcttcttcccccccaccccccacagtgCTCAATCAGTGTGGGGTGAACAGAAGGAAATGTGGCCTGGTGAAGGGCAGAGGAGGGCACTTCTCAACCACAGCTGGGGGCCAGAAGCCTTTGGAAAATGTTGTGAGTCAGAGAGGAGGGAGCGGGTGAGGTGGGGGTTGAGGCCAGAGGGGAAGCCCATCAGGGAGGATAAGGGTCTCCTCCCCAGGACCAGGGAAGACTCTGAGgcctctgccctcccccagcctcctgcagGTGTCCGAGGCAGCGGAGGCCCTGCGGGCAGGGGCATGACCCTTACAGCAATGGTGGCTGGCCCTGTCACAGCTAATGACCCTGATGGCCcaggctggggaggaggtggggggtgtttagaggaaggaaaggcgaggattctctctctctctctctctctctctctctctctctctctctctctctgtgtgtgtgtgtgtgtgtgtgtgtgtgtgtgtgtgtgtcctgtgtcTTGGAGGCCAAGCATGTGTTAGGGAGTGTCTGGAGGTGAGAGTCTTACCACCCTGCCTTTCCCCCAGCCTACAGGACGGTGTGCAGCGTCAATGGGCCCCTGGTAGTGCTGGACCAGGTCAAGGTAAGGTTCTTCTGCCTCTTCCCTATCCCCACGGCCATATCTCAGggttccctttcccctcactggATATCTTCTAAATTGCCCTTCCCCTAGATGACCCTGTCATCCACTTCTGCACTCCCCTACTTGTGTCCCCAGGCACCCAAAGTTTTTCATCCCTGCCCTGTCAGTGGAGATTGTAAAAAGCACAAATACCTCTCAGAGGCCGGGCTCCATGGGCCTTGGGA
Encoded proteins:
- the Vax2 gene encoding ventral anterior homeobox 2, which encodes MGDGGAERDRGPASRAESGSGSGRNGDLSGAVELQADGGGGSPKEVAGTSASSPAGSKESSADSDGQSGPGEADHCRRILVRDAKGTIREIVLPKGLDLDRPKRTRTSFTAEQLYRLEMEFQRCQYVVGRERTELARQLNLSETQVKVWFQNRRTKQKKDQSRDLEKQASSSASEAFATSNILRLLEQGRLLSVPRAPSLLALTPGLPGLPAGHRGTSLGDPRNSSPRVNPLPSASTSPPLPPPLPAVCFSMAPLLDLPAGYELGSSAFEPYSRLERKVASPGSGGSKNANT